One part of the Tenacibaculum sp. 190130A14a genome encodes these proteins:
- a CDS encoding (Fe-S)-binding protein produces the protein MNVPTMADMMAQGKQPEVLFWVGAAGSYDDRAKKITKAFVKILEQANVDFAVLGTEESSTGDAAKRAGNEFLFQMQAVTNIEVLNAYEVKTIVTCDPHSFNTLKNEYPSLGGKYTVYHHTQYINKLIADGRLDVGNEVLKNKRLTYHDPCYLGRANDVYETPRDLIRRLGVKMTEMKRHKSTALCCGAGGAQMFKEPEKGDMDINILRTKDALETKPQIIATGCPYCNTMMTDGVKFHLKEDQIVVKDIAELIAEANNL, from the coding sequence ATGAACGTACCAACAATGGCAGATATGATGGCTCAAGGAAAGCAACCAGAAGTGTTGTTTTGGGTCGGAGCAGCAGGAAGTTATGATGATAGAGCAAAAAAAATAACCAAAGCTTTTGTAAAAATATTAGAGCAGGCTAATGTAGACTTTGCAGTATTAGGTACCGAAGAAAGTTCTACGGGAGATGCAGCTAAACGTGCTGGGAATGAATTTTTATTTCAAATGCAGGCTGTTACAAATATTGAAGTATTAAATGCGTATGAAGTAAAAACAATTGTTACTTGTGATCCGCATTCTTTCAATACATTAAAAAATGAATATCCAAGTTTAGGAGGTAAGTATACCGTTTACCATCATACACAATATATTAATAAGTTAATAGCAGATGGTCGTTTAGACGTAGGAAATGAAGTGTTAAAAAATAAGAGATTAACCTATCATGATCCTTGTTATTTAGGACGAGCAAATGATGTTTATGAAACTCCGCGTGATTTAATACGTCGTTTAGGAGTTAAAATGACTGAGATGAAGCGTCATAAATCAACAGCTTTATGTTGTGGTGCAGGAGGAGCGCAAATGTTTAAGGAGCCTGAAAAAGGAGATATGGATATTAATATCTTGCGTACAAAAGATGCTTTAGAAACGAAACCTCAAATTATTGCTACAGGTTGTCCTTACTGTAATACGATGATGACCGATGGAGTAAAATTCCATTTAAAAGAAGATCAAATTGTAGTAAAGGATATTGCAGAGTTAATTGCAGAAGCAAATAATTTATAA
- a CDS encoding SRPBCC family protein produces MKVIKIILGIIIAISIVFFATGLIVKETTYMVKVEINKPIAEVFSKFNDTELLKEWIPEVKSLDIIEEKPGKVGSTYKMIVKNQGQEMAMTEKVLAFVENEKVTLHFDADGMLKTDDYNFISEGNKTIITQDTKITAKSYILGCTFPWFKGQLKKLSQDYLERFKTIAEE; encoded by the coding sequence ATGAAAGTAATAAAGATAATTTTAGGAATTATTATTGCAATATCGATAGTCTTTTTTGCGACTGGGTTAATTGTAAAAGAAACTACGTATATGGTGAAAGTCGAGATTAATAAGCCTATAGCAGAAGTCTTTTCAAAATTTAATGATACTGAGTTATTAAAAGAATGGATTCCTGAAGTGAAGTCTCTTGATATCATTGAAGAAAAACCGGGTAAAGTTGGGAGTACGTATAAGATGATCGTTAAAAATCAAGGTCAAGAAATGGCAATGACAGAAAAAGTGTTGGCCTTTGTTGAAAATGAAAAGGTAACGTTACATTTTGATGCGGATGGAATGTTAAAAACAGATGATTATAATTTTATTTCAGAAGGAAATAAAACCATTATAACACAAGACACCAAAATTACCGCTAAATCGTATATTTTAGGATGCACATTTCCTTGGTTTAAAGGACAGTTAAAGAAACTTAGTCAAGATTATTTAGAGAGGTTTAAAACCATCGCTGAAGAATAA
- a CDS encoding DUF4349 domain-containing protein has translation MKILSQLLFSFVFLLGCGGNNDAPSYGYGTSPQNEVAESIEINGNNVNTTQDHSKESSNGTIIQRKLIKKGNVSFETNDLTKTRKHIEESLLKFKGYISEDNQYKSLDNITSNLTIRIPSQHFDTFLNELSSAVEKFDHKNISVNDVTEQFLDIEARLAVKKSLEIRYNELLKKAKTVKEILEIERELANVRSEIESMEGRLQYLQNQVSYSTLSIQFYKVELTKSSSTGFWRRLGNAFFNGIDNIKWFFIGLINIWPFILLLVGGIYLLRKRIKRKK, from the coding sequence ATGAAAATACTGTCCCAATTATTATTCTCTTTTGTTTTTTTGTTAGGATGTGGTGGAAATAATGACGCCCCTTCTTATGGATATGGAACTTCTCCTCAAAATGAAGTGGCAGAATCTATAGAAATAAACGGAAATAACGTTAATACGACTCAAGATCATTCAAAAGAAAGTAGTAATGGTACTATCATTCAAAGAAAACTGATAAAGAAGGGGAATGTATCTTTTGAGACGAATGATTTAACCAAGACTAGAAAACATATTGAGGAATCACTTCTCAAATTTAAAGGATATATCTCTGAAGACAATCAATATAAATCTTTAGATAATATTACCAGTAATTTAACGATCAGAATTCCTTCGCAGCATTTTGATACTTTTTTAAATGAATTGTCTTCTGCAGTTGAAAAGTTTGATCATAAAAATATATCGGTAAATGATGTTACCGAACAGTTTTTAGATATTGAAGCACGTTTAGCAGTCAAAAAATCTTTAGAAATTCGTTACAATGAACTTTTGAAGAAAGCAAAAACGGTTAAAGAAATACTGGAAATAGAAAGAGAATTAGCAAACGTACGTTCTGAAATAGAGTCTATGGAAGGACGATTACAATACTTACAAAATCAAGTGTCCTATTCAACATTAAGTATTCAGTTTTATAAAGTGGAATTAACGAAGTCTTCATCCACAGGTTTTTGGAGAAGATTGGGTAATGCTTTTTTTAATGGTATAGATAATATCAAATGGTTCTTTATAGGACTTATAAATATTTGGCCATTTATCTTGTTGTTAGTAGGAGGAATTTATCTATTAAGAAAACGAATTAAACGAAAAAAATAA
- a CDS encoding metal-dependent hydrolase codes for MKITFYGHACFGIEVNGTHILVDPFITGNPLASHINIEEIKADYILVTHAHQDHVLDVDVIAKRTGATIVSNYEIYMHYTAKELKAHPLNHGGTFKAAAFSAKYVNAIHTSSFADGSYGGQPGGFVITAGEKSLYIAGDTAVTMDMKLIPMTTELTASIFPIGDNFTMGIEDAIIASDLVACNKVIGCHFNTFPPIQIDVEDAKKQFSAKNKELNILEIGTSISI; via the coding sequence ATGAAAATTACATTTTACGGTCATGCATGTTTTGGTATCGAAGTTAATGGAACTCATATATTGGTAGATCCATTTATTACTGGAAACCCTTTAGCATCGCATATTAATATAGAAGAAATTAAGGCAGATTATATTTTGGTAACTCATGCACATCAAGATCATGTGTTAGATGTAGATGTAATAGCTAAAAGAACTGGTGCTACTATTGTTTCCAATTACGAAATTTATATGCATTATACGGCAAAAGAATTAAAGGCGCATCCGTTAAACCATGGAGGTACTTTCAAAGCAGCAGCTTTTTCGGCAAAATATGTGAATGCTATTCATACCTCATCTTTTGCAGATGGAAGTTATGGAGGGCAACCAGGAGGTTTTGTAATTACTGCTGGTGAAAAATCGCTGTATATTGCAGGCGATACTGCAGTTACTATGGATATGAAATTAATACCAATGACAACAGAGTTAACAGCATCAATTTTTCCAATAGGAGATAATTTTACAATGGGAATAGAAGATGCTATTATTGCATCTGATTTAGTCGCTTGTAACAAGGTGATTGGGTGTCATTTCAATACATTTCCTCCAATACAAATAGATGTTGAAGATGCTAAGAAGCAGTTTTCAGCAAAAAACAAAGAATTAAACATTTTAGAAATAGGAACTTCAATAAGTATTTAA
- the menA gene encoding 1,4-dihydroxy-2-naphthoate octaprenyltransferase, translated as MKNFIKAARLRTLPLSISGIIVGAYLGSVDKFSPITKELLDATVNSDRVPLYQSSIFWLAILTTIGFQVLSNFANDYGDGVKGTDDNREGEARMVSSGAITPKQMKTAMIGTTIFTLIVAILLIYVSFGKDNFGYSLLFFGLGIASIVAAIKYTVGKSAYGYSGFGDIFVFVFFGLLAVVGTYFLYTKELNFTIFLPAFTVGLLSTAVLNLNNMRDRVNDEKSGKNTLVVKIGSEFAKYYHYYLVVASFLFALLYVVIKYQSPFQFLFVIAYLPLIKHLLFVYKNKEERLLDGELKKVALSTFLFSILFGLGQIL; from the coding sequence ATGAAAAACTTTATAAAAGCAGCTCGTTTACGAACATTACCTCTTTCTATATCGGGAATTATTGTTGGAGCATACTTAGGTTCAGTTGATAAATTTTCACCTATTACGAAGGAGTTATTGGATGCAACGGTTAATTCAGACAGAGTTCCGTTATATCAATCTTCAATTTTTTGGTTAGCTATTTTAACTACTATTGGATTTCAAGTACTTTCTAATTTTGCCAATGATTATGGTGATGGTGTAAAAGGAACTGATGATAACAGAGAAGGAGAAGCAAGAATGGTTTCGTCAGGAGCAATTACTCCAAAACAAATGAAAACAGCAATGATTGGAACTACTATTTTTACTTTGATAGTAGCAATTCTATTGATTTATGTTTCTTTTGGAAAAGATAATTTTGGGTATTCATTATTATTTTTTGGATTAGGTATTGCCTCTATTGTAGCAGCGATTAAATATACAGTGGGTAAATCTGCTTATGGTTATAGTGGTTTTGGAGATATTTTTGTGTTTGTGTTCTTCGGTTTGCTAGCCGTAGTGGGAACTTATTTCCTATATACTAAAGAACTTAATTTTACTATTTTTCTACCTGCATTTACTGTTGGATTACTAAGTACAGCAGTATTAAACTTGAATAATATGCGTGATAGAGTAAACGATGAAAAATCAGGAAAGAATACTCTAGTAGTAAAGATTGGTTCGGAGTTTGCAAAATATTATCATTATTATTTAGTTGTAGCATCCTTTTTATTTGCACTATTATATGTAGTAATTAAGTATCAATCTCCTTTTCAATTTTTATTTGTTATTGCTTATTTACCATTAATAAAACATCTGTTATTTGTGTATAAGAATAAGGAAGAGCGATTGTTAGATGGTGAGTTGAAAAAGGTAGCACTTAGTACTTTTTTGTTTTCTATTTTATTCGGATTGGGGCAAATTTTGTAA